A stretch of the Uranotaenia lowii strain MFRU-FL chromosome 3, ASM2978415v1, whole genome shotgun sequence genome encodes the following:
- the LOC129758661 gene encoding hexamerin-1.1-like, producing the protein MKWIVAAIAVSLAVVVSGAYTPDYETDVAYADKDFLLKQKFFFEILRNIHLPLQYEEYMPYTKMYVDDKTKYVNFDQVFEFFEFFKLGYLEKGEIFTIYNKFYLKQTYLLFTFLYNSLDWDTYYKNVIWAREHVNEGMFIYAVTLSVMHRTDLKGIVLPAIYEIYPYYFFNTDVIRSASFRKMYDPKFGFYGNGKYNVVYSNYTLTYPAQAKLFYDNQYDYMSYYYEDIGLNSYYYYFMMDYPFFLGGDMFGLFKDRRGELYFYFHQQLLARYNLERFSYHMKPIMGLNWQFPLKMGYFSLLSYWNGVPFKSRDYNYVIGDYDYYKLDWIKDWEMRIRKIIDEGYFFLDDGTKIDLRKWENIDYLGNIIIGNADSMKYGYFGFLETFTRMLLSGNDFVTMKTWPSVLMNFETTLRDPMFYSMWERFMDFYYLFKSYLPYYTFDELNFKGVVIKNVVVDKLMTYFDFFDADISNVVPMMDVKKYFDFTVFGRTKRLNHKPFTYTLDVMSEYTGKGVIRAFIGPKFDRFMDLDYYKKYFVEVDQYFVDLVVGKNTFVRNSRDFFWSVKDRTTYTELYKKIMTSFNGQDKFVLDMSEAHCGFPDRLVLPKGWYSGMPYQFYFIITPFTNKSVGDSFFDKKMSCGIGTGMRYLDTLPMGFPFDREINFTYWYTKNMFFKDVVIYHMDDMKMNQSF; encoded by the exons ATGAAGTGGATCGTAGCAGCGATTGCGGTTTCCCTGGCCGTTGTGGTCAGTGGAGCCTATACGCCAGATTATGAGACTGATGTGGCTTACG CCGACAAGGATTTCCTCTTGAAGCAAAAATTCTTCTTCGAAATCCTGAGGAATATTCATCTTCCACTGCAGTATGAGGAATACATGCCGTACACGAAAATGTATGTCGATGATAAGACCAAATACGTG AATTTCGACCAAGTTTTCGAGTTCTTCGAATTCTTCAAACTTGGATATTTGGAGAAAGGAGAGATCTTTACCATCTACAACAAGTTCTACCTGAAGCAGACTTATCTTCTGTTCACTTTCCTGTACAACTCATTGGACTGGGATACCTACTACAAGAACGTGATCTGGGCCCGTGAGCATGTCAACGAAGGAATGTTCATCTACGCCGTAACTCTGTCCGTCATGCACCGAACTGACCTGAAGGGAATCGTTCTGCCGGCCATCTATGAAATCTATCCTTACTATTTCTTCAACACCGATGTCATTCGTTCGGCTTCGTTCCGCAAAATGTATGATCCCAAGTTTGGATTCTACGGCAACGGAAAATACAACGTAGTGTATTCCAACTATACCCTGACCTATCCAGCTCAAGCTAAATTGTTCTACGATAATCAATACGACTACATGAGCTACTACTATGAGGATATCGGTCTTAACTCTTACTACTACTACTTCATGATGGATTATCCATTCTTCCTGGGTGGTGACATGTTTGGACTGTTCAAGGATCGTCGCGGTGAGCTGTACTTCTATTTCCACCAGCAATTGTTGGCCCGTTACAATCTGGAACGATTCTCTTATCATATGAAGCCAATTATGGGTCTTAACTGGCAGTTCCCACTCAAGATGGGATACTTCTCGCTCCTCAGCTACTGGAACGGAGTTCCATTCAAGAGCCGTGATTACAACTATGTGATTGGTGACTACGATTACTATAAGCTTGACTGGATCAAGGACTGGGAAATGAGAATTCGTAAGATCATTGACGAAGGTTACTTCTTCTTGGATGATGGAACCAAGATTGATCTGCGCAAATGGGAAAACATCGACTACCTTGGAAACATTATCATCGGAAATGCTGATTCAATGAAGTACGGATATTTCGGTTTCCTGGAGACATTCACCCGAATGCTGTTGTCTGGTAATGATTTCGTTACCATGAAGACCTGGCCATCAGTTTTGATGAACTTCGAGACTACTCTGCGTGACCCAATGTTCTACAGCATGTGGGAACGATTCATGGACTTCTACTATCTGTTCAAGAGCTACCTGCCATACTACACCTTCGATGAGCTGAACTTCAAGGGTGTTGTCATTAAGAACGTAGTTGTTGACAAGCTGATGACCTATTTCGACTTCTTCGATGCCGATATCTCAAATGTTGTTCCGATGATGGATGTTAAGAAATATTTCGATTTCACCGTTTTCGGCCGCACCAAGCGTCTGAACCACAAGCCTTTCACCTACACCTTGGATGTTATGTCCGAGTACACTGGAAAGGGTGTGATCCGCGCGTTCATTGGACCAAAGTTCGACCGCTTCATGGATCTTGACTACtacaagaaatatttcgttGAAGTTGACCAGTACTTCGTTGATTTGGTGGTTGGCAAGAATACCTTCGTGCGCAACTCTCGCGACTTCTTCTGGAGTGTGAAGGATCGCACAACTTACACGGAACTGTACAAGAAGATCATGACCTCGTTCAACGGCCAGGATAAGTTCGTTCTTGATATGTCGGAAGCTCACTGCGGATTCCCAGATCGTCTAGTGTTGCCTAAGGGTTGGTACAGCGGAATGCCTTATCAATTCTACTTCATCATTACACCATTCACGAACAAGAGCGTTGGCGATTCATTCTTTGATAAGAAAATGTCTTGCGGAATAGGAACGGGTATGCGCTATCTGGATACTCTTCCAATGGGCTTCCCCTTCGACCGTGAGATTAACTTCACCTACTGGTACACCAAGAACATGTTCTTCAAGGACGTCGTTATCTACCACATGGATGACATGAAAATGAACCAAAGCTTTTAG